One Paralysiella testudinis genomic window, ATACATTACCTGATGGTAGAGCTGCCAGTTGGACCGCTTCTGGCGAATTTATTGGTTTTCGAGGTTTACAGAAATGAACGAACTAAATCTTGTTTTCGAAAAAGTTGGCGATATACGCTCAACATACCCTTACTTATGTGTATATGACGATGAAGATCGCATTAATCCTTTTATGGAAATTGCTGTTACTGATGAAAAGCAACTACAATACACAATTTATGCGGGCACTCGAAACATACCTCTTACTGCAGAGGAGTGGAATTACATCCAACAAAGGGCACAGGCATTCCTTCCCAAAGTTTTAGCAGATGAGGATTCCTGATTAGCTGGCACATGCTGACCAAAGCCTCACTTGGTGTGGCTTGGTTGTTTGTGGAGCTAAAGGTTGGTGATGTTGGCGCGGAAAAGCTAGGCAATGGCGGGGCATGTGTCCCTAGCAAGCGTAGATACCATCTCTCGCATCAAGCCGCAATGGTTATTTTGGCCTGATATTCGCATTGGTGCTTCAACACACCAAAGCAAATCTGTACCAAGCGGCGCATCGCTGCGCCGATGGTCTGCATTTCCGTTTTGTTTCTGGCTTTCAGTCTGCGGTAATGCGCGTTAATATCCGGATTCCACGTTTTTGCAACCACCGCAGCCATATACAACTTAGCTCGTATGACCGAACTGCCCCGCTTGGAAAGCATGGCTTTGCCTTTGTGTTTGCCGGATTCCCGTTTTTTCGGCACCAATCCCAAATAGGCAGCCATTTGCGAGGCGGAGGTAAAATGTTTGCTATGATAGAGCGCAACCATGCGCAATGAAACCACTTCACCTACACCGGGTATGCTGCGCAGTAAAGCACGGTCTTTTTCAAATCAGGATGCCGGTCAATATGTTGTTCGATTTCCTGTGTGATGGTGCCGATCTGCTGCTTCAAATTGGTCTGCATGGTGCTGATGGACTGGCTGACCGCTTCGGGAACAGCGCTGAATCCGGCTTTCTCCATGCGGTTGTCTTCACGCTGCAGCATCGCTTTGCAGCGCATCTAGACGGGCTAGTAGTGCGTTGAGCCGCTTGATGTGGGGTGCAGCAGGCTGCCATTGGCGTACTTTGTGGTGCATGAGGCGGTCAATACCGGCTCTGGCCAGTGACTGGCTATCAGCCTTATCGGTTTTGTGCAAGCTGTCGTATTTGGCATAATGGGCACTGTCGGCAGGATTAAGCAGATAAACGGCGATGCCTTTGTTATGCAGGTACTCTGCCAATGCTTCGTGGTAAACGCCGGTGGCTTCCATGAAAATTTTGAGTAGGCTTAAGTCTTCACCGATGTTTTTATACAGCCATTCTGTCAGTTGGTTAAAGCCTTGGAGGTGGTTTGGCAATGCTTTGGTTTTGATTTTACTGCTGCCAATGTCGCGGATAAGAGCACAATCTAATTTGTTTTTGCTGATGTCGATGCCCAATACTTGGAAGTTCATCATAATCTATCCTTATTTATGCAGTGTCTTGCGGGCGCTGCCGCGCACTTGGATACCATTCAGATTGTAGGATGAGGTGTATGGCAGTGTTATCTACATTTCAGTGTCGGGCACTTGGGTCGGATACAGTTTGCTGCCATACGGGGCGGGAATAATACGCGTTTTACTCACCGCTTGAGAGATACAAGGTCGGATTCTTGAATCCGACATTTGGCTGTAACCCGTTAAAAACACCATAAATGTTGAAACTAAAGCGCCTATGATTATTGGTATTGTCAGCAACAAGC contains:
- a CDS encoding IS110 family transposase; translation: MMNFQVLGIDISKNKLDCALIRDIGSSKIKTKALPNHLQGFNQLTEWLYKNIGEDLSLLKIFMEATGVYHEALAEYLHNKGIAVYLLNPADSAHYAKYDSLHKTDKADSQSLARAGIDRLMHHKVRQWQPAAPHIKRLNALLARLDALQSDAAA
- a CDS encoding transposase, which encodes MVALYHSKHFTSASQMAAYLGLVPKKRESGKHKGKAMLSKRGSSVIRAKLYMAAVVAKTWNPDINAHYRRLKARNKTEMQTIGAAMRRLVQICFGVLKHQCEYQAKITIAA